The region AGGATTTCATCAAGATATCATGTGGATCTGGTTCGCAGAAATCAGAAAAACAATGGGGACTTCATGGCTCCACTGGAGGCGTGTTCTGAAATTTTATGAAGATTATACCCTTACTGGTGATATCCATCCGAATGGTAAGTACAGATACCAGCCTATCAGTTTCGATAAACTGCCATTATGGTGCAGAGAGCCAATAGAAGGTCTTTTGGAACAGAAAAGACGTGAGTTTCGAGAGCCAGGTACAATCGATAGTTACATGTATTCCTGTACCCGTTTTTGTATGTTTTTGCTTGATCATGGCTATGAAAGTTTCAAGAATCTTTCATTCGCTGTTGTAAAAGATTTTTCATTACATGATGAGCATGCCACTTTTGCGGGAAGAGCAGGACGCTTTGTCATTGTAAGGGCATTTCTTCGTTTTCTTGATGAAAACGGATATACAGATGTACACAAGCTGGATCTATGTTTGATGACCGGTACCGCTCCGTGCGATAAGATCATTGATGTATTATCTGATGAGCAGATTCAAAGAATTCATACATTCCGTACAGAACATAATACCCCTGTAGAACTTCGTGATATTGCGATAGTATTACTTGGTCTGCGGATGGGAATGAGGGCGTATGATGTTCTTTCTCTCCGTTTTCAGGACATAGACTGGAAAAAACGACAGATTTCAATAATCATGAAAAAAACCAGGACTCAGATCACCCTTCCCATGCCTGTTGAAGTGGGCAATGCGTTATATCTGTATATAACCAAAGGAAGACCCCGGAATAATAGCGGATACATTTTCATAAGGTCAAAAGCTCCTTATGGAAAACTTACAGGTAAGATATGTACCAAAGCGCTTTGGCGTATCCTTCCTGAACGAAAAGATGTAAAAGGCGGCGGTTTTCATGTGACCCGTAGGACATCTGCCACGAATCTCTTGCGGAACCATGCAGGGATTGATGATGTAATGGATGCACTTGGACACCGTGATTCCACAAGTGTCATGAAGTATCTGCTTCTGGATGATGAAAGAAGCAGGA is a window of Enterocloster clostridioformis DNA encoding:
- a CDS encoding tyrosine-type recombinase/integrase, translated to MNYDETVNKVMILLKEKEICSSSRKSHRDCYESLRLFIKQRNEEYSDCIREGWISEIKTELPRQRCAIWIQYVYQLEEMDSTGTVSDRRLYLNQSNYDKLPLLWRKDLDIYLDDCSKRYTTRTLELTRIYCSSGLFFLDDIGVHAITEVTYDSIIKLTKTKMYCSDDTRAVILNNTARMIRFYGEKGLCPMSYVLVFDCQIFPHIGLLSDFSDESLTVLRNITSVAMSVDSFYNSIVPFIELLETHGYVGTTLKLAKHALTALYLFLDMNQLGFHQDIMWIWFAEIRKTMGTSWLHWRRVLKFYEDYTLTGDIHPNGKYRYQPISFDKLPLWCREPIEGLLEQKRREFREPGTIDSYMYSCTRFCMFLLDHGYESFKNLSFAVVKDFSLHDEHATFAGRAGRFVIVRAFLRFLDENGYTDVHKLDLCLMTGTAPCDKIIDVLSDEQIQRIHTFRTEHNTPVELRDIAIVLLGLRMGMRAYDVLSLRFQDIDWKKRQISIIMKKTRTQITLPMPVEVGNALYLYITKGRPRNNSGYIFIRSKAPYGKLTGKICTKALWRILPERKDVKGGGFHVTRRTSATNLLRNHAGIDDVMDALGHRDSTSVMKYLLLDDERSRKCGLSLESTGLLLRGGLA